Proteins encoded by one window of Acidobacteriota bacterium:
- a CDS encoding rhodanese-like domain-containing protein, translated as MDKLNLLTRSALLALLAGLGTACQQPTAAVSPPGTVPVASPLPAANGAVQSAPAAAAAAAPAQNPEDSIPRVPVAEAKAAIDSGKAIIIDVRGPDAYKAAHVKGALEHGLSRLEQGDFKDLPKDKRIIAYCS; from the coding sequence ATGGATAAACTCAACCTCCTAACGCGCAGCGCACTTTTGGCGTTGCTGGCTGGGTTGGGCACGGCCTGCCAGCAACCAACAGCGGCTGTGTCACCCCCCGGAACGGTGCCTGTGGCCAGTCCGTTGCCAGCGGCGAATGGCGCAGTTCAAAGTGCGCCTGCGGCGGCGGCGGCGGCGGCCCCCGCGCAAAACCCTGAAGATTCGATTCCGCGCGTGCCAGTGGCGGAAGCCAAAGCTGCTATTGACAGCGGCAAAGCGATCATCATTGATGTGCGCGGCCCTGACGCTTATAAAGCTGCCCACGTCAAAGGCGCGCTTGAGCATGGGTTGTCGCGGTTAGAACAGGGCGATTTCAAAGATTTGCCCAAAGACAAACGCATTATTGCGTACTGTAGCTGA